CGATCATGTCCGACTCGTCGACGCGGGCGAAACCTTCGATGCTCGAGCCGTCGAAGCCCTGGCCCTCATCCATCGCCTGCTCAAGCTCTTCGACCGTGATCGCGAAGCTCTTGAGCGACCCCAGGATGTCCGTGAACCAGAGCCGGATGAACTTGACGTCCTGCTCGCGGCACGACTGCAGCACGTACGCCTTCTGGTCGTCGAGCATGATGGCCTTCCGTCTCGCTGCGATAACTGGCGCCATTGTATCGACGCGACTCCTGCCAACCGGCAGGAAATAGCGCTCCGGCTGCCGCTCGTAACCTGAACTTAACCGCGTCTTCCACCGTGACCTTCGCGGACGTCTGCCGGCCGGTGTCGCCGTCGCCACGAGGTTTCGCTGACGCCGGGCGACCTAACTTGCTATTATGTAGTACCTGTACGCCGAGGGAGGATACGCATGACGAAGGAATACGGGCTTCCCTGCCCTGTCGCCCGCACACTCGAGATCGTCGGTGACCGCTGGACGCTGCTGATCGTCCGCGACCTGCTCGCGACGGGCACGCGCAAATACGCCGAGCTTTCGGAGTCGCTTAAGGGGATCGCGCCGAATATCCTGGCGGACCGCCTGAAGACGCTGGAAGAGCACGGCATCGTCGAGCGCGAGTTCTACTCCGAGCACCCGCCGCGCGCGCACTACAAGCTGACGAAGAAGGGCGGCGAGTTGAACATGGTCATGCTGGCGCTCCTCCAGTGGGGCAACCGGCACCTCTACGATGGCGTATCCATCGTGCACGAGGCGTGCAGCCACGACGTGACGCTCACCGTCATGTGCGAGCACTGCGGCGAACGTGTGCGGCCCCGCGAGATGCATCGCAAGTTCAAGCGCCGCGAAGCCGCGATCGCCGCCGGCGCGAGCATATAGGTCGGAGGGCGCCCCGCCGAGTGGCGGACTGGGCGCGCGTCTCTCCTCGATCCAGCTACTTGACTTTTGCTAGTGACTTACTACAGAATTGCTAGTGACGCGCGACCTGCGCCACGCCGCTAGCGAGGAGTCACCAGCTGCCATGGACACCGACTTCGCCCTCCGCGCCATTACCGCCAGCCGGGAAGCCGAAGCGAAGCGCCTGCTGCGAGCACGCGCCGCCCGCGAGGACGCCGCCGTCCTGGGACCGCCGCGCGGGCGGTTCCCGTCGGTGCTCCGCACGGTACTTGGCTCGCCGAAACAGAAGGCCGTCGACGGCATCCAGGGAAAGCACGCCAACCCCACGGTCTAGCTGCATTCTCGCGTCGCTCCGTGCATTCCACCTGCGCAAACGATGTCGCGCTGTCGAATGGCATGTTGGCCGCGCTTCCGTCCTGCACACCTGCCGCACGCACCCTGGGCATCCCGCATCCCGCTTCCAGCATCCCGCGTCCAACAACGGCACTTCCCCCTGCCCCGCCGACGTGCTTTGATCGATCGCGCCACCATTGACGATGGGCACGGAGGAGTTCGAGCATGGCCGGACAGATGGCATCGTTTCCGAGCAACGGTCACACCGGCGAGGGCCATCTCGCCATGCCGGCATCGGGAAGCGGCCCGGGCGTGGTTGTCATCCAGGAGTGGTGGGGGCTCGTGCCGCACATCAAGGACGTCGCCGACCGGCTGGCGGACGCGGGGTACGTGGCGCTGGCGCCGGACCTGTACCACGGCAAGACGACGACCGAGCCGGACGAAGCCGGCAAGCTGATGATGTCGATGAAGATGGACGAAGCCGCGCAGGACATGTCCGGCGCCTTCGACTATCTGAAGGGTCACGACGCGACGACGGGGAAGATCGGCAGCGTTGGCTTCTGCCTGGGCGGCGGTCTCTCGCTGTATCTCGCGACGCTGCGCCCGGTCGACGCGTGCGTCATCTACTACGGCGCGCTGCCCGGCGTGCAGCCGGACCTCAATAATATCGCGGGATCCGTGCTCGGGCACTACGCGGAGAACGACGGCTGGGCATCGCCGGAGGCGGCGGCGGCGTTGAAGAAGCAGATCAGCGACGCGGGCAAGCAGGTCGAGTTCTACCAGTACGCGAATACGGGCCACGGTTTCTTCAACGACGACCGTCCGGAGGCACACAACGCCGAAGCAGCAAAGCTGTCGTGGCAGCGGACGCTCGACTTCTACAAGAAGCACCTCTCCTGAGGTGGCATTTGAGCGCACACGCGAGCCGTATCGCATCAGCACCGACCCGGAGCTGCTCGACCTGGACGTCATCCATGGTTTTCTCAAGGGGGCGTACTGGTCGCCGGGCGTGCCCCGCCAGGTCATCGAGCGCGCGATCGAGGGATCGCTGAACTTCGGCCTGTACAGGGGCGATGAGCAGATCGGATTTGCGCGCGTGTGCACGGACCGCGCGACATTCGCCTACCTGATGGACGTGTTCGTGCTGCCCGAGCATCGTGGCAACAAGCTGTCGGTGTGGCTCATGGAGACCGTGATGGCGCATCCTGACCTACAGGACCTGCGCATCTTCCGGCTCGCGACGCGTGACGCGCACAGCCTCTACGAGAAGGTGGGGTTCAGCCGCATCGCCAACCCGGACGCCATGATGGAGATCACGAGGCCAGACATGTACTTGACGATGGAGCAACAGCCATGAAAGCAGCGGTCTATTACGAAGCCGGCAAGCCCGACGTCTTTCGATACGAAGACGTGGCCGATCCGCAACTGCATCCAAAGGGCATCTTATTCGACGTCCAGGCGATCGGCATCGAGGGCGGGGACGTCCTCAACCGTGCGGGCGGCGAGCTGGTGCAGCGGCCGCACATCGTCGGCTACAACTGCGCCGGCGTCGTGCGGGAGGTGGGCGCGGAGGTCACGGACCGCAAGCCCGGCGACCGCGTCATGGCGCTGATGGCCAACGGTTCGCACGCGGCGATGGCGTCGGTGCCCGCGACCTCGACGTGGCTCGTCCCCGAGGGCGTCACGCTGGAACAGGCGGCGTGCGTGCCGGTGGCGTTCGGGACGGCGCATGACTGCGTACACGAGTTCGGGCGTGTGAAGCAGGGCGAGACCGTGCTGATCCAGGCGGGCACGTCGGGCGTGGGCATCGCCTGCGTGCAGATCGCCAGCCGTGCGGGCGCGACGGTCATCGCGACGTCGTCGTCGGATGAGAAGCTGGAGCGGCTGCGCGAGTACGGCATGAGCCACGGCGTGAACTACGCGGACGGCGACTTCGTCCCGAAGGTGCGCCAGATCACGGGCGGCAAGGGTTGCGACCTGATCGTCGATTCGGTGGGCGGCAAGACGCTCGAGGGCAGCATCCTCTGCGCGGCGTATCGCGGCCGCATCATCACGGTCGGCAACGTCAGCCGCGAAGGCAAAGCGATCGACGTCGGGCCGCTTTCCGGCGCCAACGCATCGCTCACGGGCGTGTTCTTCGGTCTCGAGACGGTGCTGGGCGCCGCACGGGTGGTGCCGATGATGGACGGCATCCTCAAGGCGATCGCCGACGGCGAGATGAAGGTGGCCACTGACCGGAAGTTCCCGCTCTCCGAGGCCGCCGACGCGCACGCGTACATCGAGAGCCGCGCCGCGTTCGGCCGCGTGCTGCTGATTCCGTAGGCATCGGGAACAACTGCAACGTACGAGAGGGAGGCGCGCCGCCCTCTTCTTCAGTTCGCGGACAGCTCGGCGAACACCGTGAACAGTTCGTCCTTGTTAACGGAGGAGAGGCGGATGTCATCGAACCACGCCTCGAACTTCGCACGGTCCCATGTTCCGCGCGAAGTCAACTCATCGAGGCGCTCCCAGGGCGGCGCCGGTATGCCCAGATCCATGAGGGCGCGATTGCGCTCGACGACCTGTTCGGCGGCGCCGTCCGCGAAGGCCCGTTCGACGCCATCGCTCCTGCGCCCGCAGGCGGCGCGCACGGCGTCCGGGTTGCCGAAGTAGTCGGTGACGGGTGCCGCCGCGAGCAGTTTCGCGCCCGTCAGCGGCCCGATGCCCGGGACGCCCATGATGTTGTCCGAGGGGTCGCCGATCAGCGCGCGGTAATCGAGGAAACGCTCGCGCGGGAAGACCACAGGGTCGCCCTTCGATGTGCGCGGCGCCGCCGCCTCGAAGAAATTCGACTCGTCGATGATGATGCGCTTTACGGGCGCATATACGGACAGCTTCGGGCCGATGAGCTGCAGGAAGTCGCGGTCCGTCGAGACGATGCGCGCCGTGCCTTCGGGGTGCGCGTGGACCATGCCCGCGATCAGGTCATCGGCCTCGGTGTTGTCGCCGCGCAAGACATCGACGGGCGCGTGGGCCATCGCCGCCGCGAAGTCATCGATCGCGGCGAGGATGGTCGGTTCGTTCTGGATGAACTTCGGGTCGCCCTCGCGGCCGGTCTGGTAGGGCGGGTACATCGCGCGGCGGCGGAGCGGGCGTCCCTTGTCGAAGCAGATCGCGACGCGCGTCAGTGTTTGTGACGCCTTGCTCTCCGGCGGCTCGCCGCGGCGGGCGATCGCGCCGAGCACCGCGCCCGTCACGCCGAGTTCGGCGACGCGCAGCTTGCGCTCGTCGTCCTCGGGCTTCATGGCGCGTTCGAGGCTGTAGTAGCCGGCCCAGGCCATGTTGTTGCCATCGATGAGGAGGAGCATCGCGGTGCATTCTGCGGGACGGCATCGGGAGGAGCCAGCGACACGATAGCGAGAGGCCGGCGCAGGCTATGCAGCCCCTCGCCGGCCTCCATCCCCGCCGGATCCCTCCAGGAGGTTTCACATGAAGCATCGGCGCCTAACGGAGCGCGTGAACGTAGGGGATCTTCCGCGATTTTTCGCGACTCGACGTTTCAGTTCCTCGGGAATCGTCAGGGCGGATGTTTCGCTGCGTAAGAATGACGATTCGTGCGTTACAAGGCGGAATGCTTCGGCTTCGCTCAGCATGACGGGTGCCGCGGCTGGTCAGGCGAAGACGTTGACCGCGCGCTGCGCTGCGTCGATGAGCGGCATGGGGTAGACGCCGAACGCGAAGACGCCGGCGGCGGCGACCAGCAACATGCCCTGCATGGCCGGCTCAATGCGCAACGCGGGCAGATCTTCAGCCTCACCGGCGTACATCTGCCGCACGACGCCCAGGTAGTAGAACGCCGACAGCACCGTATTCAGCACGGCGACCATCACGAGCCACACGAGGTCGGCCTGCACCGCCGCGTTGAAGATGTAGATCTTGGCGATGAAGCCGGCGGTCGGCGGCAGGCCGGTCAGCGACAGCAGGCAGAACGTCAGCACGATGGCGGCGATCGGCGCGCGGCGGCCCATGCCGGCGTAGTCTTCGATCTCGGCGCTGTTCGTGCGATGCTCGATCGCCATGACGGCGAAGAAGGCGCCCAGGTTCGTGAACGCATACGTCGCGAGGAAGAAGACGACGGCGCTGGCGCCGAGTTGGCTGTCGCCGTCGGTGGTGGCGGAGATCGCGGCCATTCCGACGAGGAAGTTCCCGGCCTGCGCGATGGAGCTGTACCCCAGCAGCCGGCGTACGTTCGTCTGGCGCAGCGCCATGACGTTGCCGACCGTCATCGACACGGCGGCGAGCACGGCGAACATCATCTTCCAGTCGTCGCCGACGAACGTGTCCGTCCCGAAGCCCTCGAAGAAGATGCGCAGGACGACTGCGAAGGCCGCCGCCTTGCTGCCGACCGAAAGAAACGCGGCGACGGGCGCCGGCGCGCCCTGGTAGACATCGGGCGCCCACATCTGAAACGGCACGATCACCATCTTGAAGCCGAAGCCGGCGGCGATGAACACCATGCTGACGATCAGCGCCGACTGCATACCGGAGTCGCCGCTCGCGATCGTCTCCGCGATGCTCGGACCGCCGTCGGTGGAGATGAGACGCGTCGTGCCGGCGAGACCGAAGAGAAACGCCATGCCGTACAAGACGACGGCGGACGACACGGCGCCGAGCAGCAAATACTTGATCGCCGCCTCGCTGCCCTTATCGTCGCGCAGTAAGCCGGCGAGGATGAACTGCGTGATCGACGTCAGTTCCAGCGCGACGAAGATCGTCACGAGGTCGCGGGCGCCGGCGAGCAGCATCATTCCGGAGGTGGCGACGAGGATCAGCGCGAAGAACTCGCTCTGGTGCTCGCCGAAGCGATCGCTGTAGTCGAGCGACGCGACCACGACGGCACCGGCGACGCCGATGAACAGGAACATGAAGAAGATGCTGAAGTTGTCGAGCGCCATCGAATCAGTGAAGTACGACGCCTCGCGCTCGCGGACGATGAGCGTGACGAGCCAGATCGCCGAAGCGGCCAGGCCGGCGAGCGCCAGTCCCGCCACCAACTTCACGCGTTCGCGGGGAAGGACCAGGCCGGCGATGATGATCAACGCGGCGGCGACCATCACGGCGAGTATGGGGCCCAGTCTGTCGAGATCTTCCAGCACGTCCGGTCGCTACTCCCCTCGCGCTACGCCAGCGCCGTCACGATGTTGATGATGCCGGTGTCGATCACGTCGGTCACGATCGCCGGGTACACGCCAATGCCGACAATCGACACGATGAGCGCCGCCATCGGGACGCGCTCCCACCACGTATCCGCATCGGGCAGCGATGCCCAGCGATCCGTCTTCGGTCCGTAGAAGAGACGTTGGATTGTCCACAAGATGTAGCCCGCGGACAGCAAGATGCCGATGACGGCGACGATCGTAGGGACGGTGTACTTGTCGAAGCTGCCCAGGAAGACGAGCAACTCGGCGACGAAGCCTGACATCGCCGGCAGGCCAAGCGCCGCGAGGCCGGCGGTGATCATCACGACGGCGGTCAGCGGCATGGTGTGGGCGAGCCCCGAAAGCTGATCTAGGTCGCGGGTGTGCGCCCGGTCGTAGATGATGCCGACCATCACGAACAGCAGGCCCGTGATCGTGCCATGCGTGACCATCTGCAGCGCGGCGCCGTTCATGCTGACGTGCCCGAGCGCTGCGATGCCGAGCAGCACGTAGCCCATGTGACTCACGCTCGAATACGCGATCAAGCGTTTAAGGTCCTTCTGGCGGAGCGTGCAAAACGCGCCGTAGATCACCGAGATGGCGGCGAACGTCGCCAGCCATACGCCGTAGTCGCGCGCCGCATCGGGCAGCAGCGAGACGTTGATGCGGAGGATGCCGTAGCCGCCCATCTTCAGCAGCACACCCGCCAGGATCACGGAAACCGCGGTCGGCGCATCGGTGTGGGCGTCGGGCAGCCACGTGTGGAACGGGAACATCGGCAGCTTCACCGCGAAGGCAATGAAGATAAAGCCGAAGATCACCCAGAGCGGCAGCAGCGTGTCGGTGATCTCGCTCTGCTGCAGTCGCACCATGTCGAAGGTGGGCGTCGGCTCGGCGCTGAAGCCCATCACCAGGAAGCCAACCAGCATGAACGCCGATCCGGCGATCGTGTACAGCAGGAACTTCATCGCGGAGTACTCTTTGCGGCCGGTACCCCAGATCGAGATCAGCATGTACATGGGCAGCAACTCGACTTCCCAGAACAGGAAGAACTGGATCAGGTCGAGCGACGTGAACACGCCGAGCACGCCCGTCTCGAGCGCGAGCAGCCAGATGAAGTACTCCTTGGTGCGGAGCTTGATGCCGAACGACACGAGCGTCGCGACGACGAAGAGGAACGTGGTGAGCACGACCATCGCCATGCCGAGGCCATCGACGCCCATGTGGAATTGCACGTCGAAGCCGGCCGTGGCGGCGTCTATCCATGTCGCCTGGGAATCGAACTGGAACTGGTCAGCGGACGGCGTGCCGGGGCTGCGGTCGAACGCACCGAGCAGCACGATCGATGCGACGAACGCCGTCATCGTCGCGATGAGGGCGAGCCACTTCGCCTGGTTCTCGCTCTCGCGCGGGACGGTGAGCATGACCACGCCGGCGGCGACGGCGGGGAAGAAGACGGCGAAGACGAGCAGTCCGTTCATCTATGCCTCGATCAGCACGAGCATCAGCACCGCCGCGACGATCAGTCCGGCGAAGCCGAGGCTTCCGTACGCCTGCACGGAGCCGGACTGCAGCCAGCGCAACCCGTCGCCGGCGCGGCGGGTGACATTCGCGCTGCCGTTGACGGCGCCATCGACGATGTTCGTGTCGAACCACTGCGTAACAGCGACGACGACGCCCATCAGTCCGTTGCGGACGACGACGTCTTCGTACAGCTCATCGACGTAGTACTTCTCGGCGACGACGGTGTGGGCGGGGCCGAAGACGCGTTGCAGTTCCTCGGAGCGGACGGTCTTCGCTTCGTACACCAGCCATGCGGACGCGATGCCGGCGAGCGCCAGCGCCGTCGAGCCGATCGCGATCGGCCAGCTGAACTCCGCATGGTGCAGCAGTTCTTCGGACTCCAGCGGCAACGCGCCTTCCAGCAGGTGGGCGATGTCCTGGTTGAACGGCGCGTTGAGCAGCCCGGCGAGCACCGCCGGCACCGCGAGAATCAGCAACGGCAGCGCCATCACCGACGGCGATTCGTGCGGTTCACCGCCGTGCGCATCGTGGGCGCCGTGCTCGGACGGTTCGCCGCCCTTGTACTCGCCGTGGAACGTCAGGAAGACAGCGCGGAACGTGTAGAACGCCGTCATGAACACGACGATCATCGCGACCCAGAAGAGCAACTGGTTGTCGTCCCACGCCGAGCCGAGGATCTCATCCTTCGACCAGAAGCCGGCGAGCGGAAACACGCCGGCGAGGCTCAGCGACCCGATCAGGAACGTGAAATACGTGATCGGCATGTAGTTCCGCAGGCCGCCCATCTTGCGCATGTCGAACGTGCCCGTCGCGTGGTTCACGGAGCCAGATCCGAGGAAGAGCAGCGCCTTGAAGAACGCGTGCGTGAACAGGTGGAAGATCGCCGCGACATAGCCGCCGACGCCGAGCGCGAGCATCATGTAGCCGAGCTGGCTGATCGTCGAGTAGGCGAGCACGCGCTTGATGTCGGTCATGACGATGCCCATCGACGCGGCGAAGATCGCCGTAAAGCCGCCGATGTAGGCGACGGTCGTCATCGCATCGTCGGACGCCTGGAACACTGGGAACATGCGCGCGACGAGATAGACGCCGGCGGCGACCATGGTGGCGGCGTGGATCAGGGCGGAGACGGGGGTCGGGCCCTCCATGGCATCGGGGAGCCAGTTGTGCAGCGGGAACTGCGCCGACTTGCCGGCCGCGCCCGCGAAGACGCCAAGCGCAAATAGCGTGATCACGGTGTCCGACAGTTCGCCGGAGAGCGCCATCTCCTGGATCACCGGGATGTTGAAGGTGTCCGCCTTCGTCCAGATCAGCAGGATGCCGAGGAGAAAGCCGATATCGCCGAGACGCGTCGTCAGGAACGCTTTCTTCGCGGCGTCCGCGGCGGACTTCTTGTGAAACCAGAAGCCGATCAGCAGATACGACCCGAGACCGACGAGTTCCCAGAAGACGTAGACCATGAGGATGCTGTCGAACATCACCAGGCCGAGCATGGCGGCGGTGAAGAGCGACATCCACGCGAAGTAGCGGGCGTAACCGCCGTCGCCTGCCATGTAGCCCTGCGAATAGATCTGCACGAGCAGCGATACGGCCGTCACGACGACGAGCATGATCGCGCTGAGGCCATCGATGTTCAGTGCGAGGTCGATGGTCAGCGACTGGCCGCCGGCGCGTTCGAGGACCGTGTTGTCGGTGCTGATCGTCAGCCACTCGTACGTGCCCAACGCCAGGCGGTGGCCGTCGTTGTCGATGACGCTGTCGAGCGTCCAGAGCGAGAACGCGAACGCCGTGCCGATCGCGGCGATCGTGACGTAGCCCGAAAGCTTCGGGTAGGGCTTCGTGATGAAGCCGATGGTCATCAGCGACGCTATCGGCAGCAGCAGGATCGCCCAGACGATGCCTTCGGGGATCGTGGGAAGCAGCACCTGTTTCCTAACCCCTCAAATCTTGCGCATGATCTCGGCCGCGACGTGCGTCTTGCTGTCGGGCACCCAGATCTCGCGCGGCTGCGACATCGGCGCGTCGCTGGCTATCGGCGGCACGATGCGATTCGATATGCCCTCCGCGTCGAAGAGTTCCTTCCACACCTCCGCGGCGTAGGCGTTCTTCACTTCCATGAACTTGGACCACATCTGTCAGACCTCCGGTCTTCTGGAGGCTGGAGGCTGGAGGCTGGAGGCTGGTTCGCCGTCGCCGCGACGTTCGCGTGAGACCGCGATTCGGCCTGCGACGCTTGCGGTGAGCATGAGGATCACCATCGCAGCACGTCGATCTCGTCGATGTTCACGGTCTCGCGGTGGCGGTAGACGGCGACGGCGAGCGCGAGCGCGACGGCGGCCTCCGCCGCGGCGATGGTTATGACGAACGTCGCGAACACCTGCCCATCGAGCGGGCGCGGCGACTCGATGAAGCGCGCGAACGCGAGTAGCGTGACGTTGACGGCGTTCAGCATCAACTCGACGCCCATCAGGATGCCGATGGCGTTGCGCTTCGACAGCGCGAGGTAAAGGCCGATCGAGAAGAGTGCGGCGCCGACGATCAGCACTTCCTCGAGGTGCAAGGTCAACGTGAGCATGATCTCAACCACGATCGTCCGTCTCCTGGCGCGAGAGGATGATCGCGCCGATCATCGCGGTCGCAAGCAGCACCGACGCGACCTCGAACGGGACGATGTAGGGCTTGAGGAACGCTTCCCCGAGCGATGCCGCTGTTGTCGCGAACGCCTCGCGGTCGGAGGTGCGCCACTCGGTATCGATCGCGACGAAACAGATCACGCCGAAGACCAGCAAGCCGAGGACGAGCGCCGGCGCCTGGAAGACCGTCGATGAATTGAGGCGGTCGGCGCCGGGCGTGAGCATGATGGCGAACGTCATCAGCACGCCGACGGCGCCGGCGTAGATCAGCACCTGCACGACGGCGACGAAGTCAGCCGAGAGCACGATGTAGATTCCCGCCACACCGACGAACGTCAGCGCCAGGAAGAGCACCGAGTGCACCAGATTGCGCACGGCGGCGACCATCAGCGCGCAGACGATCGTCGTGGCGGAGAGGCTCCAGAACGCGATGACGATGGCGTTGTCCTCGATCAAACGGGCGTCTCCCTGAGTTCGCTCGCGGCGGGAGCCGGAAGAGACGGCACGTCGATCGTCGTGTACATGCGCGGGCGGTCCGGGAAGCGCTGGAACTTCGGCGCCATGGTGCGCACCCAGCCGACGATCAGCAATCCTGCGAGCGCGCCGTTGATCGCGATGCTCGCCGGCAGGATGACCGCGGCGCTCCAGCCCGTCTCCTCCCAGATCATCACTTCCGTGGCGACCGCCAGGATGTTGATAATCGCCATGGGCGTCATCCACTTCCACGCGAACGCGAGGAGCTGGTCGATGCGGAAGCGTGGGAGCGTGCCGCGCGTCCAGACGAAGATGAAGTAGACGGCGTAGATCTTGCCGATGAGGATCATCCAGCCGGGCACGATCTGGTCGAGTTCGTACATCCACCACCCGCCCAGGAATACCGTAGCGATGATCGCGGAGACGGCGACGGCGTTGATCAGTTCGGCGGCGTAGTACAGCCCGAACTTCATGCCGGAGTACTCGACGTGGTAACCGCCGGCGATCTCGGACTCCGCTTCGGCGAGGTCCGCCGGCGTGCGGTTCAACTCCGCCGTTGACGACAGGAAGTAGATCAGGAAGGCGAGCGGCTGCAGCATGACCAGGAGCAGCCAGTTGTCCGCCTGGAACAGCACGATGCCCTGCAGGTTCATCGTCCCGGCGAACATGACGACGCCGAGCAGCGACAGGACGATCGGGATCTCGTACGTCACGAGCATCGCGATCACCCGCATCGAGCCGAAGAGCGCGTACTTGTTGTTCGAGCCGTAGCCGCCGATGAAGACGGCGAGCGCTGCCAGCGATGACATCGCGAACAGGTAGACGATGCCGACATCGAGGTCGGCGAGCACCATGTTGCGGCCCCACGGGATCACGGCGAACAGCGCGATGCCCGGCACGGTGAACGCGATCGGCGCAAGCGTAAAGACGAGGCCGTCGGCGACCTTCGGCTGCAACACTTCCTTTTGCATCAGCTTGATCGCATCGGCGACGGGTTGCAGCAGTCCGAACGGACCGAGGCGGTTGGGGCCGAGACGCGACTGCATGCGCCCGACGACCCTTCGCTCCACCCAGATATTGATGATCGCGACGCCGCCGATGAAGCTGATGATGCCCAGCGTCCCGACGACGCCGGAGATGACGTAGATGCCCCAGTCGGGCACGTTGAGGTCATCGCGCAGGAGGTCGTACACGGCGTCGGTGAGATTCGACAGGTCGCGGATATCCCACCAGCTGTCGGTGATCAGCGACAACAGCGTCAGCATCATCGGTCCACCTCACCGACATTGATGTCGATGCTGCCGAGCGTGACGATCGCATCGGCGATCGTCTGACCGACCGTCATCTCGCGCAAAACGCTCAGGTTGATCAGCGAAGGCGCGCGCACGTGCCAGCGATAGGGCGCTGAGCTGCCATCGCTGACGACGTAGAAGCCGAGTTCGCCCTTCGGAGATTCGACGCGCGAGTACGCCTCGCCGACCGGCGGCCGAATCGCGAGCGGCACTTCGTTCTTGTGGGGGCCACCCGGCAGATCATGCATGCACTGGCGGATGATGCGCAGGCTCTGCTTCATCTCTTCGATGCGGATCACCATGCGGTCGTACGAGTCGCCGTTGTAGCCGACCGGGATCTCGAAATTGAGGCGGTCGTAGACGCAATAGGGATCGGCCTTGCGGATGTCCCAGGCGATGCCGGCGCTGCGCAGCATGGGCCCGCTGAGCGCCGCGTTGATCGCCTGCGCGGGCGTCACGACGCCGACGTCGCGGGCGCGCATCTGGATGATCTCGTTGCCGACGATGAGCGACTCGAGCTCCTCGAAGCGCGCCGGCAGGTCGTCGTTGACGAGCCGGTCGACGGCGGGGAGGAACTCCTCCGGAATATCGAATGCGACGCCGCCGATGCGCATGTAGTTGGTGGTGATGCGGGCGCCGCACACCATTTCGAAGAGATCCAGGACCTTCTCGCGGTCGCGGAAGCACCACATGACGGGCGTCTGCCAGGCGCCGCAGTCGTTGATGAACGCGCCCGTTGCCATCTCGTGGCTCGCCACGCGCTGCAACTCGGCAAAGATCGTGCGCAGGTACTGGCCGCGCTCCGGCACCTCGATGCCGGAGAGCTTTTCGACGGAGAGGCAGTAGCCGAGATTGCCGGTCATCGCCGCCAGGTAGTCCATGCGGTCCGTGAACGGGATGTTCTGCGTGTAGGTGCGCTCTTCGGCGAGCTTCTCCATGCTGCGATGGAGGTAGCCGACCACCATCTTCACATCGACGATGCGCTCGCCATCGATCACGGCGACCATGCGGAAGACGCCATGCGTGCTGGGATGCTGCGGCCCGATGTTGACTTCGACGAGGTCGGACTTGATCGGCACGTCGTACCTTTTTACTCGCCGGTGCCCGGTTCCCGCGGCCGGAACTCGCCGCCCGTTTGACCCTGCACCTGCTTCGGAAACTGGCTGAGGCCGGGCTTTTGGCCGCCCGGCAGCGCCATGAAGTCCTTGCGCAACGGATGGCCGGGGAACTTATCCCACAGAAACAGCCTGGTGAGCTGCGGGTGACCGGGAAACGCGACGCCCATCAGGTCGTAGACCTCGCGCTCCTGCAGGTTTGCGCCGATCCACAGCGGCGTGATCGATGGCACCTCCGGGCGCTCGTGATCGGTGGGCACCTTCACTTCGAAGATGTGGTTCTGCGCGAGCGACGCGAAGTGATACACGACATCGATGCGGGTGATGACATCGACGCTGCACATCTGCACGAGATACTTGCCATCGAGCGTTTCGTCGTCGCGCAGGAACTGCATGGCTTC
The sequence above is a segment of the Dehalococcoidia bacterium genome. Coding sequences within it:
- a CDS encoding NADH-quinone oxidoreductase subunit C, with protein sequence MPHPATVTLRGQDVADRISSALPGAVREAQEAFVVLDPARMFEAMQFLRDDETLDGKYLVQMCSVDVITRIDVVYHFASLAQNHIFEVKVPTDHERPEVPSITPLWIGANLQEREVYDLMGVAFPGHPQLTRLFLWDKFPGHPLRKDFMALPGGQKPGLSQFPKQVQGQTGGEFRPREPGTGE